One genomic window of Struthio camelus isolate bStrCam1 chromosome 1, bStrCam1.hap1, whole genome shotgun sequence includes the following:
- the FGF6 gene encoding fibroblast growth factor 6: protein MATAQRLLITMFCGASIHRTLLAFVLLGFLAGIASTYPVVSRTNGTLLERGWQSLLSRSIAGKSGEKSDVNWESDYLLGIKRQRRLYCNVGIGFHLQILPDGRISGVHNENQYSLFEISTVERGVVSLFGVKSALFIAMNNKGKLYGTAVFHDECKFKETLLPNNYNAYESNAYHGSYIALSKHGRVKRGNKVSPAMTVTHFLPRM, encoded by the exons ATGGCCACTGCACAAAGACTTCTCATCACTATGTTCTGCGGAGCCAGCATTCACCGGACGTTGCTTGCTTTTGTTCTCCTGGGTTTTCTAGCTGGGATTGCTTCAACATATCCAGTTGTAAGCAGAACTAATGGCACATTGCTGGAAAGAGGATGGCAGTCTCTGTTGTCCAGGTCCATTGCTGGGAAGTCAGGGGAGAAGTCAGATGTGAACTGGGAGAGTGACTATTTGCTAGGAATCAAGAGGCAGCGAAGGCTTTACTGCAACGTGGGCATCGGGTTTCACCTTCAAATCCTCCCAGATGGAAGGATAAGCGGAGTTCACAATGAAAACCAATACA GTCTCTTTGAAATATCCACTGTAGAGAGAGGTGTTGTTAGCCTGTTTGGTGTGAAAAGTGCTCTCTTCATTGCAATGAACAACAAAGGCAAGCTATACGGAACG GCTGTTTTTCACGACGAATGCAAATTCAAGGAAACCTTGCTGCCCAATAACTACAACGCATATGAATCAAACGCTTACCACGGCTCTTACATAGCACTCAGCAAACATGGGAGAGTGAAGAGAGGAAACAAGGTTTCTCCTGCCATGACAGTAACCCACTTTTTGCCCAGAATGtga